In Fusobacterium simiae, the genomic window AAAATTTAACTTTACTTTTCCTCTGTTTTTTTATTCAATAAAGAATCTTTTTGAGATTTTAAAAATTAAATTATGTTAATTATCAGTCTAAATTTTAATATTTCATCAAACTTGACATCATACACACACCAAAAGCTCCACTATTTATTACTAAGTCAGAGTTTTTTTTATTTATTCCACCTATTGCAAATATTGGAATAGTTAATGTTGATGATAAGTCTTTAATAAATTTTAAACCTCTTGGCTCTAAATATTTTTTACAATCTGTTTCAAAGATATGTCCTGCAACTATATAGCTTGCTCCTAAATTTTCTACTTCTGTTGCTTCATCTATACCATGTATAGAAACTCCTATTCTTTTATACTTTTTTATTAATTCTTCTCTAATATTTTTATTTAAAGATTTAAAAGTATCATATTTTAAATGAAGCCCAGCAATATTATATTTATCATTTAATAGTAAGTCATAATTTTCGTGTACTATTAAATCTATCTTATATTTTTGGCAAATAGGATATATCTTTTCTAACAATTCTAAATATTCTTTTTTATCTAAATCTTTTTCTCTTAAAGTAAGTGCAACAATTTCAAAATTTTCCAAAATTATTTTTCTTTTATAAGCAGAAAAAATTTTTTCAATTTGTTTTTCAAGATTTTCATCTTCACATAATTTTCTATTGCTAATAATATTTAATTTTATTTTATTTTTTACCATAAATATCACTGTCTTTTAAGTATATGTAATCATTCATCACAGGTTGTAATTCTTCTTTTTTTATTATTTCAAATATTTGAGCCACTGTTCTTCTATCAGCTATTTCAAACTGTTCATCACCTTTTTTATTTGAACAATTAGTATGAGCTCCTATACCTGTGTCCACTCCTGCTGAAATCTTTGTTGCAGCTATTTTTATTATATTATCTCTGAAATTTGGATTTTCCCTTGTAGATATTGTTATATTTGTAAAAGGTAAAAATAATCTATATGCACATACAATTTGAAATAGTTCCTTTTCACTAACAATTTCTTTTTCTATTTCAATATTATTAATAATGGGTCTTAATCTTGGGCAAGAAATAGATATTTCTGCATGAGGGTATTTTTTCTGTAATAGATAGGCATGATAGCCAGTTGCAAAAGCATCTTTTCTAAAATCATCTAGTCCTAACAATGCTCCAAAGGCAACTCCTCTCATACCTCCCATCAATGCTCTTTCTTGTGAATTAAATCTATATGAAAAAACTTTTTTATGCCCTTCTAAATGTAATTTCTTATATTTTTCATTATTATATGTTTCTTGAAATACAGTAACATAGTCAGCTCCACAAGAATTTAGATATTCATAGTCTTTTACATTTACTGGATATATCTCAATTCCTACATTATTAAAATATTTTCTAGCTAGCTTACAAGCTTCTCCTATATATTCAATATTAGAATATTTTTCACTCTCCCCTGTAAGTATCAATATTTCTTCCAATCCACTTTTAGCTATTTCTTTTAACTCCTGTTCTATCTGCTCTAAATCTAATTTTGCTCTTTTTATTTTATTATGTGAATTAAATCCACAGTACACACAATAATTATCACAGTAATTTGAAATATATAAAGGAGTAAACATATACACTGAATTTCCAAAATATCTTTCTCTAAATGTCTTTGCTTTCTGTGCTATTTCTTCAAGATAATCCATAGCTTTAGGAGATAAAAGAGCTTGAAAATCTTTTATAGATAAATAATCTTTACTTAGAGCTTCCTCTATATCTTTATCTAAAAAAGAATTATAGTCATATCTATTCATTTCATCTATTACTCTATCCATAATATCTGAGTTAATCATTTCTAATTCCATTAGTCCACCTTATTTAAAAATCCAGTGAGTGGCGAAGAAGCAGAAGCACCTTTTTCTAAAACTCTACCTAATTTGGCAAGATAAGCTTCTCTACCTGCTTCTATTGCATACTTAAATGCCTTTGCCATTCTTGGAATATCATTTGCAGTTGCTATTGCAGTATTAGCCATAATAGCAGTTACACCCATTTCCATAGCTTCACAAGCCTGTGAAGGTTTTCCTATACCTGCATCTACTATTATAGGTAAGTCTATTTCATCTATTAAAATCTGTATAAATTCCTTTGTGATTAACCCTCTATTAGAGCCTATCGGTGCAGCCAATGGCATTATACAACTTGCCCCTGCATCTCTTAAATCTCTTGCAACATTCAAATCTGGATACATATATGGCATTACAACAAATCCCTCTTTTACTAATATTTCAGTGGCTTTTATAGTTTCGTAGTTATCTGGTAAAAGATATTTACTGTCTTTAATTACTTCAATTTTAATAAAATTTCCTTGTGTACATTCTCTTGCAAGTCTTGCTATTTTAACTGCTTCTTCTGCATTTCTTGCCCCTGAAGTATTTGGAAGTAAAGTTATATTTTTAGGTATATAATCTAAAATATTTTCTTTAACTCCACTGACTGCTCTTCTCATTGCAACAGTCACTATCTCTGCTCCTGCATAATTAATAGCACTGTTTATTAATTCATTTGAATATTTCCCTGAACCAAGGATAAATCTTGAATTAATTTCCTTATTTCCAAGTTTAAAACTATCTTTCATTTATTCTCCTCTTTTTTCTTCTCCAAGTATTAATCTTAAAACTATATTGGCTTGATGACTGGCACATAACATAACCCTAGTTGACATAATACCTGAGTATTCTTCATAATCTGAATAATTATCTCCTATCAAATAGAAATTTTCTTTAATCTTTCTTGTTATTATCTCATTTGATGAACCTAAACCTGCCATTCCAGATGCAGATACCACTATTTTATTATTAGATAACAATTCTTCTATTGCCATAGCTTTTGTTTCTGCTCTGTCAAAGGCTTCAACTATAATTTTAATATCTCCAACTATTGAATGTATATTTTCTTTGCTTACTTTTATATTCAAGATATCAACTTCAACAAAGGGATTAATTTCTTTTATTATCTCTTTTAATGCCTCTATTTTTTTCATATTTATATGGGATATCCTATATTGTTGTCTATTTAAATTACTTGCTTCCACAACATCAAAATCAACCAATTTTAAATGTCCTATTCCTGCCCTTGCAAGCAGAACTGCTACATTTGAACCCAGTCCTCCCAAACCTAAAATGCAAACTTTTGCCATTTTTAATTTTTTAGCTAGACCTTTTACATTTCTTTGTAATAAATCTTCCTCTTTTAATTCCATTTTTATCCACCACCAACAAAACAAACAATTTCAACTTTATCTGCATTTTTTATATTAATTTTTTCAAAATCTGCTTTTTTTACTATATCTCCATTGTAATCAACAACAATTCTATCTATTCTATATTTATTTTTTAACAAATAATCTAATAAATTAACATTACCAATTTCTTCATACTTTCCATTAATTATTGCCATTCTCTACTCCTATTTATTTTAAAATATTTACATCTTCTCCTGACATTACTTTCTTCATAGTTCTCATAGAACACATTTTTCCACACATAGTACAAGTATCTTCATTTTCTGGACTTGATTCTTTTCTATATCTTCTAGCTTTTTCTTCATCTATTGCCTCAGAGAACATACCTTCCCAATCTATATCTGCTCTATACTTTGCCATTCTGTTATCCCAGTCAATAGCATTAGGTACTTTTTTACTTATATCTGCTGCATGAGCCGCAATACGAGAGGCAATTATCCCTTCTTTCATATCATCTAAGTTTGGCAATCTTAAATGTTCTGCCGGTGTTACATAACATAGAAAATCAACCCCAGCAGCTGCAGCTATTGCTCCACCAATAGCTGAAGTGATATGGTCATAGCCTGGTGCAACATCTGTTACCAATGGTCCTAGTACATAAAAAGGAGCATTATGACAAAGTTTCTTTTCTAACTTCACATTTGCTTCTATTTCATCTATTGCCATATGTCCTGGTCCTTCAATTATTATTTGTACATTTCTTTCCCAAGCTCTTTTTGTTAATTCTCCTAATGTTATAAGTTCTTTTATTTGACAGGCATCCGTTGCATCATTTAGGCAACCTGGCCTTAAAGCATCTCCTAAACTTATTGTCATATCATATTCTTCACAAATATCAAGCAGTTCATCAAATCTTTCATAGAATGGATTTTCAGCATTGTTAAACTCCATCCAAGCATACATAAGAGAGCCTCCTCTTGAAACAATATTAGTTATTCTTTCATTTCTTTTAAAAAGTTCTACTGCCTCTCTGTTCAATCCTGCATGGACAGTAACAAAATCTACTCCATCTTCTGCATGTTTTTTTACAACATTTAAAAATTCTTCTGCCTTTATATCCTTTAATTCCTTGTCATAAAAACCTATTGCATCATACACAGGTACTGTTCCTACCATTGCACTTGACATTGCAATTAATTTTTTTCTAAATTCTTCTGTCTTTCCAAACGAACTTAAATCCATTATTGCATCTGCTTTCATATCTATGGCAACCTTTACTTTTTCCAATTCTTTATCCACATCGGGACAATCTTTTGAAATTCCTAAATTTACATTTATCTTTGTAGATAAGCCTTTTCCTACACCTTTGGCTATAAGAGAAGTATGATTTTTATTGGCTGGTATAGTTATTTCCCCTTTTGCTATCCTTTCCAATAAAATTTTCTCATCAATATTCTCACTTTTTACAATATTCCTCATTTCATCTGTTAAAACTCCTTTTTTAGCTGCTTCCATTTGTGTTTTGTACATAGTACCATCTCCTTATTTTAACTAAAATTTTTTAACATAGTTTCTACTGCTTTTTTACAATTATTTTCTGAAAGTATCCCTGATACTGAGCATATACCTTGCAAACCTATATTTTTTAATATACTTACATTATTAATATTTATTCCACCTATTGCAAAAACAGGAATTTTTACACTATTAACTATTTTTTTTAATTCTGCCATCTCTAATTTTTTTGCATTGTCCTTAGTGTTTGTTCCAAAAATAGCTCCACTTCCTATATAATCTGCACCAGATAATTCTGCTCTTATAGCTTCATCTACATTTCTTGCTGTTGCTCCTATTAAAAACTTGTCTTTTAAAATTTTTCTTGCTACTTCTATGGGTATGTCAGATTGCCCTAGATGAACTCCGTCTGCTCCAACTGCTTGTGCTATATCCAATCTGTCATTTATTATGAATAACATTCCATGACTTTTACAAATTTCCTTAACTTTCAAAGCTTTTTCATAGAAATCTTTTGAAAAAAGATTTTTTTCTCTCAACTGAACAATTTTCACTCCACCTTCAATGGCTCCTTCTATACAACTATAAAAATCTTTACCATTACAACTCTTTTCATCAGTAATTAAATAAATTTTACAGTCCTTTAATTCCATATATTCCCCCTATTGAACTTCTAATAAAGTTTTTCTATATCAATATTTTTGTATATTTCTCCCATTTGATTAACTGTTCCATTCAGCTTTTCAAAATCTATTGAATTTGAATTTTTTATTGAAAATAAGACAAAATTCTTGGCTTTTTTCACAGCTTCTAGCATTGTATATCCCTTAGCTAAGTTTGAGGCAATGGCTGAGGATAAGCTACAACCTGTCCCATGAATATTATTACTAGGAATTTTTTCTCCATCTAAAATATATTTTTCATCACTATTTATAAGAATATCTACTGCACTATTTGAAAGATGTCCTCCTTTTATTAGTACCCATTTTTTAGTGAAATTTGCTATTATTTCTCCATAAATTTCCATTTTCTCTATACTGTCTATATTTTTTATATTTTCATTATTTAAAATTATTTTTACTATTTCTTTTGTTTCATCTAAATTAGGTGTTATTATATCTGCTATCTTAAACAAATTATTTATTAAAAAATTTTTTGTTTCATCTTTTATTAAAGATTTTCCACTTGTAGATATCATAACAGGGTCAAGAACTATATTTTGAACCTTGTATTTTAGCAATTCTTTATATATCAATTCAGCATTTTCTTTACTGTTTAACATTCCAATTTTTACAGCATCAACTTTTATTTCATCAAATATTACTTCTATTTGATTTTTTAACATTTCACTTGAAACATCTTCTACCATTCTTACTTCATTAGTGTTTTGGGCAGTTATACTTGTGATAACTGTCATTCCATAAACTCCATTGGCAACAAAACTTTTTAAATCTGCTTGTATTCCTGCTCCTGCACTACAATCTGAACCTGCTATTGATAAAACATTTTTCATAATTTACCTCCAAGAATAAAAAAACATACACCCAATTTGTATATGCTTTGTAAATTAAACAAACTCTTTTACTTCCTACGTTGGCATTACCCAAATCAGGTCAAAAGGTCAAGGCTCACTATCCTTTTCTCAGTCAATTTATTGACTCCCTTGTAACTAGTTTTTACTATTCAATTTTATTTTCTTTATATTTTGTATAATAGCACACATTTTATTTTTATTCAATACTATTTATTGAACCATTCCAGTTTATAAAAGTTAGAGCTTCTTACTAAATTGTATTAAATAATTATATTTTTTATAATAAAAAAACTAGAAATTTCTTTCTAGTTGAAATTTTCTTATGGCTGGGATGGCTGGATTCGAACCAACGCATAACGGAGTCAAAGTCCGTTGCCTTACCGCTTGGCGACATCCCAAAAAAATGGTCGGAATAGCAAGATTTGAACTTGCGGCCCCCTGCTCCCAAGGCAGGTGCGCTACCGGGCTGCGCTATATTCCGTCTCAAATGACTTTACCAGTCTATCATATATAACCACAGTTGTCAAATAATTTTTAAAATTTTCTAAGAATTTTTTCTAGTAAAAATTAAACTTTTATTATCAGATAAATCTTTATTAAGTTTGTATCCATCTAATTCTATTGCTTTAATATCATCTAAATTATCTATTTTATGTTTTATAAAATAATTTAAGAATTTCCCTCTTGCTTTCTTACTATATGTACTTACAGATTTATAGTTCCCATCTTTTTCTTCTTTAAAATCAATATTTATCATAAAAATTCTTTTATTATCTATTAATTTTGAAAATTCTCTAGAAGCTAGATTTAATAATATTTCATTTTTATCAAGAATACCCATTATATAATCATTTATATCTTTTTTCCAAAAGTTATATAGACCTTTATCTATAATTGTCATAGTCATATCTAATCTATATTTTTTCACTAAATTAAAAGGTAATAAAATCCCATAAAGTGCAGATAAAATAAGAAGATTATTCTGTAAATATTTTAAAGCTTCTTTTGAATAATCTTCTAACTCTAATTCTTTAAATGAAACTCCATAATACATTGAAATAACAGGAATATATTTTAATTTTTCATAATTTTGTATATCATTATATTCTATTTCAAGTAATTTTCCTTTTAATTTCATTATATTTTCTATTTCATCTATTGATTTTTGTTTTAGTATA contains:
- a CDS encoding thiamine phosphate synthase, yielding MVKNKIKLNIISNRKLCEDENLEKQIEKIFSAYKRKIILENFEIVALTLREKDLDKKEYLELLEKIYPICQKYKIDLIVHENYDLLLNDKYNIAGLHLKYDTFKSLNKNIREELIKKYKRIGVSIHGIDEATEVENLGASYIVAGHIFETDCKKYLEPRGLKFIKDLSSTLTIPIFAIGGINKKNSDLVINSGAFGVCMMSSLMKY
- the thiH gene encoding 2-iminoacetate synthase ThiH; translated protein: MELEMINSDIMDRVIDEMNRYDYNSFLDKDIEEALSKDYLSIKDFQALLSPKAMDYLEEIAQKAKTFRERYFGNSVYMFTPLYISNYCDNYCVYCGFNSHNKIKRAKLDLEQIEQELKEIAKSGLEEILILTGESEKYSNIEYIGEACKLARKYFNNVGIEIYPVNVKDYEYLNSCGADYVTVFQETYNNEKYKKLHLEGHKKVFSYRFNSQERALMGGMRGVAFGALLGLDDFRKDAFATGYHAYLLQKKYPHAEISISCPRLRPIINNIEIEKEIVSEKELFQIVCAYRLFLPFTNITISTRENPNFRDNIIKIAATKISAGVDTGIGAHTNCSNKKGDEQFEIADRRTVAQIFEIIKKEELQPVMNDYIYLKDSDIYGKK
- a CDS encoding thiazole synthase encodes the protein MKDSFKLGNKEINSRFILGSGKYSNELINSAINYAGAEIVTVAMRRAVSGVKENILDYIPKNITLLPNTSGARNAEEAVKIARLARECTQGNFIKIEVIKDSKYLLPDNYETIKATEILVKEGFVVMPYMYPDLNVARDLRDAGASCIMPLAAPIGSNRGLITKEFIQILIDEIDLPIIVDAGIGKPSQACEAMEMGVTAIMANTAIATANDIPRMAKAFKYAIEAGREAYLAKLGRVLEKGASASSPLTGFLNKVD
- the thiF gene encoding sulfur carrier protein ThiS adenylyltransferase ThiF, with the protein product MELKEEDLLQRNVKGLAKKLKMAKVCILGLGGLGSNVAVLLARAGIGHLKLVDFDVVEASNLNRQQYRISHINMKKIEALKEIIKEINPFVEVDILNIKVSKENIHSIVGDIKIIVEAFDRAETKAMAIEELLSNNKIVVSASGMAGLGSSNEIITRKIKENFYLIGDNYSDYEEYSGIMSTRVMLCASHQANIVLRLILGEEKRGE
- the thiS gene encoding sulfur carrier protein ThiS gives rise to the protein MAIINGKYEEIGNVNLLDYLLKNKYRIDRIVVDYNGDIVKKADFEKINIKNADKVEIVCFVGGG
- the thiC gene encoding phosphomethylpyrimidine synthase ThiC, which translates into the protein MYKTQMEAAKKGVLTDEMRNIVKSENIDEKILLERIAKGEITIPANKNHTSLIAKGVGKGLSTKINVNLGISKDCPDVDKELEKVKVAIDMKADAIMDLSSFGKTEEFRKKLIAMSSAMVGTVPVYDAIGFYDKELKDIKAEEFLNVVKKHAEDGVDFVTVHAGLNREAVELFKRNERITNIVSRGGSLMYAWMEFNNAENPFYERFDELLDICEEYDMTISLGDALRPGCLNDATDACQIKELITLGELTKRAWERNVQIIIEGPGHMAIDEIEANVKLEKKLCHNAPFYVLGPLVTDVAPGYDHITSAIGGAIAAAAGVDFLCYVTPAEHLRLPNLDDMKEGIIASRIAAHAADISKKVPNAIDWDNRMAKYRADIDWEGMFSEAIDEEKARRYRKESSPENEDTCTMCGKMCSMRTMKKVMSGEDVNILK
- the thiE gene encoding thiamine phosphate synthase, whose protein sequence is MELKDCKIYLITDEKSCNGKDFYSCIEGAIEGGVKIVQLREKNLFSKDFYEKALKVKEICKSHGMLFIINDRLDIAQAVGADGVHLGQSDIPIEVARKILKDKFLIGATARNVDEAIRAELSGADYIGSGAIFGTNTKDNAKKLEMAELKKIVNSVKIPVFAIGGININNVSILKNIGLQGICSVSGILSENNCKKAVETMLKNFS
- the thiD gene encoding bifunctional hydroxymethylpyrimidine kinase/phosphomethylpyrimidine kinase; protein product: MKNVLSIAGSDCSAGAGIQADLKSFVANGVYGMTVITSITAQNTNEVRMVEDVSSEMLKNQIEVIFDEIKVDAVKIGMLNSKENAELIYKELLKYKVQNIVLDPVMISTSGKSLIKDETKNFLINNLFKIADIITPNLDETKEIVKIILNNENIKNIDSIEKMEIYGEIIANFTKKWVLIKGGHLSNSAVDILINSDEKYILDGEKIPSNNIHGTGCSLSSAIASNLAKGYTMLEAVKKAKNFVLFSIKNSNSIDFEKLNGTVNQMGEIYKNIDIEKLY
- a CDS encoding YaaA family protein, which translates into the protein MKIIFSPSKEMREENIFENKKINFTEPKFKDKTNILLNILKQKSIDEIENIMKLKGKLLEIEYNDIQNYEKLKYIPVISMYYGVSFKELELEDYSKEALKYLQNNLLILSALYGILLPFNLVKKYRLDMTMTIIDKGLYNFWKKDINDYIMGILDKNEILLNLASREFSKLIDNKRIFMINIDFKEEKDGNYKSVSTYSKKARGKFLNYFIKHKIDNLDDIKAIELDGYKLNKDLSDNKSLIFTRKNS